In one window of Eretmochelys imbricata isolate rEreImb1 chromosome 21, rEreImb1.hap1, whole genome shotgun sequence DNA:
- the LOC144278159 gene encoding large ribosomal subunit protein uL1 has protein sequence MSSKVSRDTLYEAVKEVLQGTQVKPRKFTETVELQISLKNYDPQKDKRFSGTVRLKSTPRPKFSVCVLGDQQHCDEAKAVEIPHMDIEALKKLNKNKKLVKKLAKKYDAFLASESLIKQIPRILGPGLNKAGKFPSLLTHNENMVAKIDEVKSTIKFQMKKVLCLAVAVGHVKMTEDELVYNIHLAINFLVSLLKKNWQNVRALYIKSTMGKPQRLY, from the exons CAGCAAAGTTTCCCGCGACACCTTGTATGAAGCCGTGAAGGAAGTCCTGCAAGGGACTCAAGTGAAACCACGCAA GTTTACGGAAACTGTGGAGTTGCAGATCAGTCTGAAAAACTATGATCCGCAGAAGGACAAGCGTTTCTCTGGCACAGTCAG GCTCAAGTCCACCCCACGCCCCAAATTCTCAGTCTGCGTGCTGGGGGACCAGCAACACTGTGATGAGGCCAAAGCAGTTGAAATCCCTCACATGGACATCGAGGCTCTGAAGAAACTCAACAAGAACAAGAAGCTGGTGAAAAAGCTGG CTAAGAAGTATGACGCCTTCCTGGCTTCAGAGTCTCTCATCAAACAGATTCCTCGTATCCTGGGTCCGGGTCTGAACAAAGCTGGCAAgttcccctccctcctcacccacaATGAGAACATGGTGGCCAAGATTGACGAGGTCAAGTCTACCATCAAATTTCAAATgaagaag GTGCTCTGTCTGGCTGTGGCTGTTGGCCATGTGAAAATGACGGAGGATGAGCTAGTCTACAACATTCACCTGGCCATCAATTTCCTGGTGTCCTTGCTGAAGAAGAACTGGCAGAATGTGCGTGCATTGTACATCAAAAGCACCATGGGCAAGCCACAGCGCCTCTACTAA